The DNA sequence TGGGTCGCGGACTGATGATCCCCGGCATGGTCGGCAAGAACATCGGGAAATGGCTCGAAGCGGGCGAGCTCCCGAAAACGGTCTCGAAGTACGGCTCGACGGTGGAGGAGATCTTCGTCTCCTACGAAGAGGTGAAGGAGAAATACGGCGAGAGAATGAAGGAAATTCCGCTCGGCGCCATCGGCCTGTACACCTATTCGCAGCGGTTCAAGACCGGCCTTCAGCAGATCATGGCGGGCAGCCGGAACTGGAGCCTCAAGTCCGTTTCACGCGGCGACGTGATGGCACTGACGGAGGAGGCTTCGGAGATATCGGGCATCCCCTACGTGATGAATGCATACCGGGACGAAGCGCTCGAAATTCTCGACGGGTGACCGCACCCACCTTTCAAACATCCTTTTTTCTCCCGATCCGCCCTACCGTATTCAGGAAAGAGCGGCATGTTTCTACCGACCAGCAGCGCGGAGATGGCCCGCCGGGGCTGGGACCGGTGCGATGTGATCATCGTTACCCCTGACGCGTATGTGGATCACCCGTCGTTTGCAATGGCGATCCTCGGGCGGTTCCTTGAGGCGGACGGCTACCGGGTAGGAATTCTCGCCCAGCCCCGCTGGCGCGACCCGGGGAGCTTCCTCGAGCTCGGCATTCCCCGTCTTGCGTTTGCCGTTTCGGGCGGCAATATGGACTCGCTGGTGCTGAATTACACGGCAAATAAAAAACCGCGGCGGGAAGATCTCTTCTCTGAAAATGGCGATCCGTTCTTCTCGAAACCGGGTGACGGAAAAAAATATCGGATTCGACCGGACCGGACGATAACGGTCTACTGCAGCCAGATCCGCTCGGTATGCCGGGAGGTGCCCCTTATCATCGGAGGCATCGAGGCATCTCTCCGGCGCATCGCTCATTATGATTACTGGAGCGACTCGGTCAGGCGCAGCATTCTCTTCGATGCAAAGGCGGACCTGCTCGTATACGGCCCCGGGGAATATGCGCTCCGTGATGCGGTGCGGGCACTGGAGGCCGGAGACGCTCTCCGGGAATGCGTCATTGCCGGCACCGCCGGTGTCCGGAAGGAAGCGGACGTGCCTGGCGATCCAATCCTTCTTCCCTCCTATTCTGCTGTTTCATCCGATACGGCAGCATTTGCCCGTGCATTCTGCTCATTTTACCGGAATTATGACCGGCGGCTGCTGGCACAGCAGCAGGACAGCCGTTTTCTCGTGCAGTTCCCGCGCCGACGCCTGACTACCGCCGAACTCGACGCCGTCTACGATCTACCGTTTATGCGGCGCCCCCATCCCCGGTATGAACACGAGATCCCGGCATATACCATGATACGTGATTCGATTACGGCACACCGGGGCTGTTTCGGGGGCTGCGCCTTCTGTGCCATTGCCGCGCACCAGGGGGCTGAAATCGTCTCCCGCAGCCCTGCATCGGTGCTCCGCGAAGCGGCGGCGATTGCGGCAATGAAGGATTTTTCCGGCACCATTTCGGATGTGGGCGGCCCCTCGGCAAACATGTATGCATCCCGGTGCCGAATCGGGGGCTGCGACCGCCCGGACTGTCTTCAGCGCGGCGACGCCTGCGAGAACCTGGTGTCCGGAACGGCTGAATACGGCTCTCTCCTCGGCGCGGTCGGCAATGTGGCAGGTGTCCGGCACGTACTGGTCTCTTCAGGAGTCCGGTTTGATCCGGTGCTCCTTGACGATGCGCTGCTTCTCCGCCTGCTCCGGCACCACATACCCGGGCAGTTGAAGGTTGCGCCCGAATCAGGATCCGATTCGGTGCTCGCTGCCATGAACAAGCCGGGAACCGGTGTTTTCTGTGCTTTTAAGGAACGGTTTGATCGTCTTGCGCGCCGGGAAGGAATCAGGAAATATCTCATTCCCTATATCATCGTGGGCCATCCCGGGGAAGGGGAGGCTGAGGCGAAGGAAACGGTCCGGTTTCTCCGTGATTGCGGCCTTGCGGGGAGCCAGTTCCAGATCTTTACCCCCTCGCCGCTGACCCGTGCGACGGCATGCTGGTATCTCGGTCATGATCCCTGTACCGGGATACCCCTGCCTGTCGAGAAAAGAATCCCTGTGCTTGAGGAGAGGAAAAAACACCTCATCCGGCGCTGATTTCGGGTGCTTCAGAGGAAATCCGGAAGAATGGCAATCGATTCGATGATCCGGTCCGGGGCGGGCACTGCAGTTGCGGCCT is a window from the Methanoculleus sp. SDB genome containing:
- a CDS encoding YgiQ family radical SAM protein; this encodes MFLPTSSAEMARRGWDRCDVIIVTPDAYVDHPSFAMAILGRFLEADGYRVGILAQPRWRDPGSFLELGIPRLAFAVSGGNMDSLVLNYTANKKPRREDLFSENGDPFFSKPGDGKKYRIRPDRTITVYCSQIRSVCREVPLIIGGIEASLRRIAHYDYWSDSVRRSILFDAKADLLVYGPGEYALRDAVRALEAGDALRECVIAGTAGVRKEADVPGDPILLPSYSAVSSDTAAFARAFCSFYRNYDRRLLAQQQDSRFLVQFPRRRLTTAELDAVYDLPFMRRPHPRYEHEIPAYTMIRDSITAHRGCFGGCAFCAIAAHQGAEIVSRSPASVLREAAAIAAMKDFSGTISDVGGPSANMYASRCRIGGCDRPDCLQRGDACENLVSGTAEYGSLLGAVGNVAGVRHVLVSSGVRFDPVLLDDALLLRLLRHHIPGQLKVAPESGSDSVLAAMNKPGTGVFCAFKERFDRLARREGIRKYLIPYIIVGHPGEGEAEAKETVRFLRDCGLAGSQFQIFTPSPLTRATACWYLGHDPCTGIPLPVEKRIPVLEERKKHLIRR